Proteins encoded in a region of the Suricata suricatta isolate VVHF042 chromosome 10, meerkat_22Aug2017_6uvM2_HiC, whole genome shotgun sequence genome:
- the MYL6 gene encoding myosin light polypeptide 6 isoform X2, with product MCDFTEDQTAEFKEAFQLFDRTGDGKILYSQCGDVMRALGQNPTNAEVLKVLGNPKSDEMNVKVLDFEHFLPMLQTVAKNKDQGTYEDYVEGLRVFDKEGNGTVMGAEIRHVLVTLGEKMTEEEVEMLVAGHEDSNGCINYEELVRMVLNG from the exons ATG TGTGATTTCACCGAGGACCAGACTGCAG AGTTCAAGGAAGCCTTCCAGCTGTTTGACCGAACAGGGGATGGCAAGATCCTGTACAGCCAGTGCGGGGACGTGATGAGAGCCCTGGGCCAGAACCCCACCAACGCCGAGGTGCTCAAGGTCCTGGGGAATCCCAAGAGTGATG AGATGAATGTGAAGGTGCTGGACTTTGAACACTTCCTGCCCATGCTGCAGACTGTGGCCAAGAACAAGGACCAGGGCACCTATGAGGACTATGTCGAAGGCCTTCGGGTGTTTGACAAGGAGGGGAATGGCACCGTCATGGGTGCTGAAATCCGGCATGTCCTCGTCACACTGG GTGAGAAGATGACGGAGGAAGAAGTAGAGATGCTGGTGGCAGGGCATGAGGATAGCAATGGTTGTATCAACTATGAAG AGCTCGTCCGCATGGTGCTGAATGGCTGA
- the MYL6 gene encoding myosin light polypeptide 6 isoform X1, with the protein MCDFTEDQTAEFKEAFQLFDRTGDGKILYSQCGDVMRALGQNPTNAEVLKVLGNPKSDEMNVKVLDFEHFLPMLQTVAKNKDQGTYEDYVEGLRVFDKEGNGTVMGAEIRHVLVTLGEKMTEEEVEMLVAGHEDSNGCINYEAFVRHILSG; encoded by the exons ATG TGTGATTTCACCGAGGACCAGACTGCAG AGTTCAAGGAAGCCTTCCAGCTGTTTGACCGAACAGGGGATGGCAAGATCCTGTACAGCCAGTGCGGGGACGTGATGAGAGCCCTGGGCCAGAACCCCACCAACGCCGAGGTGCTCAAGGTCCTGGGGAATCCCAAGAGTGATG AGATGAATGTGAAGGTGCTGGACTTTGAACACTTCCTGCCCATGCTGCAGACTGTGGCCAAGAACAAGGACCAGGGCACCTATGAGGACTATGTCGAAGGCCTTCGGGTGTTTGACAAGGAGGGGAATGGCACCGTCATGGGTGCTGAAATCCGGCATGTCCTCGTCACACTGG GTGAGAAGATGACGGAGGAAGAAGTAGAGATGCTGGTGGCAGGGCATGAGGATAGCAATGGTTGTATCAACTATGAAG CGTTTGTGAGGCATATCCTGTCGGGGTGA
- the MYL6B gene encoding myosin light chain 6B: MPPKKDVPMKKPAGPSISKPAAKPAAAAPPAKTKAEPAPAVPPAPQKTQEPPIDLSKVVIEFNKDQLEEFKEAFELFDRVGDGKILYGQCGDVMRALGQNPTNAEVLKVLGNPKSDELKSRRVDFETFLPMLQAVAKNRDQGTYEDYLEGLRVFDKEGNGKVMGAELRHVLTTLGEKMTEEEVETVLAGHEDSNGCINYEAFLKHILSV; encoded by the exons ATGCCTCCCAAGAAGGATGTTCCTATGAAGAAACCAGCAGGACCCTCTATTTCCAAGCCTGCTGCCAAACCAGCAGCAGCGGCCCCTCCAGCCAAGACCAAGGCTGAGCCAGCACCAGCTGTCCCTCCAGCCCCTCAGAAAACCCAGGAACCCCCCATCGATCTCTCCAAAGTAGTG ATCGAGTTTAACAAGGATCAGCTGGAGG AGTTCAAGGAGGCCTTTGAGCTGTTTGATCGAGTAGGGGATGGCAAGATCCTGTATGGCCAGTGCGGGGACGTGATGAGGGCCCTGGGCCAGAACCCCACCAACGCCGAGGTGCTCAAAGTCCTGGGGAATCCCAAGAGTGATG AGCTGAAGTCCCGGCGTGTTGACTTCGAGACTTTCCTGCCCATGCTGCAGGCAGTAGCCAAAAACCGGGACCAAGGCACATATGAGGACTACCTGGAGGGCCTTCGGGTGTTTGACAAAGAGGGAAACGGCAAAGTCATGGGAGCAGAGCTCAGACATGTCCTCACTACCCTGG GAGAGAAGATGACCGAAGAGGAGGTGGAGACTGTTCTGGCAGGACACGAGGACAGCAATGGCTGCATCAACTACGAAG CCTTCCTGAAGCACATCCTAAGCGTCTGA